Proteins encoded by one window of Carassius auratus strain Wakin chromosome 8, ASM336829v1, whole genome shotgun sequence:
- the chdh gene encoding choline dehydrogenase, mitochondrial codes for MPCLSSSVRLTSSLHRYIGVRRLPNSCPALQQHRYSSTAVNKSTASHSYVIVGAGSAGCVLANRLSENASESVLLLEAGPKDKQLGSTRLSWKIHMPAALTYNLCDDKYNWFYHTLPQAHMDNRVMYWPRGRVWGGSSSLNAMVYIRGHAEDYNRWQSEGAEGWGYDHCLPYFRKAQAHELGADRYRGDDGPLHVTRGKTNHPLHHAFIEAGQQAGYPFTDDMNGFQQEGVGWMDMTIHRGKRWSTASAYLRPVLSRANLRTEVGCMVTRILFDGTRARGVEYQQNGQTKKVFADKEVILSGGAINSPQLLLLSGVGNADDLRKHDIPVIQHLPGVGCNLQDHLEIYVQHRCTQPITLYKAQKPFHMLKIGLEWLLRFTGYGATAHLESGGFIRSRPGVPHPDIQFHFLPSQVIDHGRVKSNIEAFQVHVGPMRSTSVGWLKLKSKDPLAHPIIQPNYLSTDTDVWEFRECIKLTREIFAQKAFDPFRGPEVQPGSAIQSDAEIDAFVRQKADSAYHPSCTCKMGSASDSRAVVDPTLRVHGLQGLRVVDASVMPSMVSGNLNAPTIMIAEKAADAIKGIPSLHDPGVPVYRPVTLETQR; via the exons ATGCCGTGTCTCTCATCATCTGTGAGGCTCACATCAAGCCTTCACAGGTACATTGGTGTGCGACGTTTGCCAAACTCATGCCCAGCGCTGCAGCAGCACAGGTACAGCAGTACGGCAGTGAATAAGAGCACAGCGTCCCACAGCTATGTGATAGTCGGGGCTGGATCTGCAGGCTGTGTGCTGGCCAACCGTCTGTCAGAGAACGCATCCGAATCAGTGCTGCTTCTGGAGGCGGGACCCAAAGACAAGCAGCTGGGAAGCACCCGTCTGTCCTGGAAGATTCACATGCCGGCCGCTCTGACCTATAACCTCTGCGATGACAAGTACAACTGGTTTTACCACACGCTACCTCAGGCGCACATGGACAACAGGGTGATGTACTGGCCTCGTGGACGCGTCTGGGGCGGCTCATCGTCACTCAATGCCATGGTGTACATTCGGGGGCACGCCGAGGACTACAACCGCTGGCAGAGCGAGGGGGCCGAGGGCTGGGGCTACGATCACTGTCTTCCGTACTTCCGCAAGGCCCAGGCGCATGAGCTGGGGGCAGATCGATACCGAGGGGACGACGGCCCGCTGCATGTGACGCGAGGAAAGACCAATCACCCTCTGCACCATGCGTTCATCGAAGCGGGCCAGCAGGCTGGATACCCCTTCACCGATGACATGAACGGATTCCAGCAGGAAGGAGTGGGCTGGATGGACATGACCATCCACAGAG GTAAACGATGGAGCACAGCTAGTGCTTACCTCCGGCCTGTGCTGTCCAGAGCCAATCTGAGAACAGAGGTCGGCTGCATGGTGACCCGTATTCTGTTTGACGGGACCCGCGCGAGAGGGGTGGAGTACCAGCAGAATGGACAGAcgaaaaag GTTTTTGCTGATAAGGAGGTCATTCTCAGCGGTGGAGCCATAAACTCTCCACAGCTCCTCCTGCTGTCTGGAGTGGGAAACGCAGATGACCTTCGCAAACATGATATTCCCGTGATACAGCATCTTCCAG gtgtgggCTGTAATCTGCAGGATCATCTGGAGATATATGTGCAGCATCGCTGTACTCAACCCATCACACTCTACAAAGCCCAGAAGCCCTTCCACATGCTGAAGATCGGCCTGGAATGGCTTCTCAGATTCACAG GTTACGGTGCGACGGCTCATCTGGAGAGCGGCGGGTTCATTCGTAGTCGTCCTGGTGTTCCTCATCCTGATATTCAGTTCCATTTCCTGCCCTCTCAGGTCATCGATCACGGCCGAGTTAAATCCAACATCGAGGCCTTCCAG GTTCATGTTGGACCCATGAGGAGCACGAGTGTTGGGTGGCTCAAACTGAAGAGTAAAGACCCGCTGGCGCACCCTATCATCCAACCCAACTACCTTTCCACTG ACACTGATGTGTGGGAGTTCAGAGAATGCATTAAGCTCACACGGGAAATCTTCGCTCAAAAAGCCTTCGACCCTTTCCGAGGCCCCGAGGTGCAGCCGGGCTCCGCCATCCAATCCGATGCAGAGATCGACGCTTTTGTCCGGCAGAAGGCAGACAGCGCCTACCACCCGTCCTGCACGTGTAAAATGGGCAGCGCCTCAGACAGCAGGGCGGTGGTGGACCCTACTCTGCGTGTGCACGGTCTGCAGGGGCTGAGGGTGGTGGACGCCTCCGTTATGCCCAGCATGGTGAGCGGGAATCTGAACGCCCCCACCATAATGATTGCTGAAAAGGCAGCGGATGCCATTAAAGGGATTCCCTCGCTCCATGACCCTGGAGTTCCTGTTTACCGGCCCGTTACTCTTGAGACGCAGAGATAA